One window of Chryseobacterium indologenes genomic DNA carries:
- a CDS encoding membrane-binding protein — MKKLFTSALLALVLSINVYAQEKTYFDENWEKTTQDNMEYYRETTPKGKLTLIKDFYKDGKLQMEGLASDTTPNSEVFDGKVTWYTPEGKVLNFATYSNGQQVGPAQTYDMNGRLTEDVVYKADGNFSGKMFSYKDAEEGMDFNILVEYENSTPVKTTVYDNDIKGIRNETIIDKDSNTETKYYGEKGKYLGSNTTSGSGENMVVDYYSSPMRISKIEKYRKDGSVKEGVVYSKTGKILQEQKMNKKDGYKTTYDESGKKIGHLIYQYDKENDIYNPMDGNDYHLAYEYSQISSIDTYEKGSKVTSKYFDEDGKLSSEQFLKDDLIQEIKYYSPEGKLKSTLTYKDGIPYNGTTYEGFNETVYKEGIIVNIKSFFEGNNTKLSFEKKLNAKQTGYDATVYDPKGTILYTFTQPISEDGEDYSFTAQITQYVKGKPANKSSVKAGIIQSGKIRIKTWDGAKELERSGKWILLKLYNMDGKLIQETKTLADAQEENASAENQTLISEDDLYHLFD; from the coding sequence ATGAAAAAATTATTTACCTCAGCATTACTTGCCTTGGTACTCAGCATCAATGTGTATGCACAGGAAAAAACTTATTTCGATGAAAACTGGGAAAAGACCACTCAGGACAACATGGAATATTACCGTGAAACAACTCCTAAAGGCAAGCTCACTCTTATCAAGGATTTCTATAAAGACGGCAAACTACAGATGGAAGGTCTGGCTTCTGACACAACTCCAAACAGTGAAGTTTTTGACGGAAAAGTGACCTGGTACACTCCTGAAGGAAAGGTTTTGAATTTCGCCACCTATTCCAACGGACAGCAGGTTGGCCCTGCCCAGACTTATGATATGAATGGCAGGCTGACAGAAGATGTGGTCTATAAAGCTGATGGAAATTTTTCAGGAAAGATGTTCAGCTATAAAGACGCTGAGGAGGGAATGGATTTTAATATTCTGGTTGAATATGAAAACTCAACGCCTGTAAAAACAACCGTTTATGATAATGACATTAAAGGCATCAGAAATGAAACCATCATTGATAAGGACAGCAACACTGAAACAAAATATTACGGTGAAAAAGGAAAATATCTTGGCAGCAATACGACCTCCGGTTCGGGTGAAAATATGGTGGTGGATTATTATTCCAGTCCAATGAGGATTTCTAAGATAGAAAAATACAGAAAGGACGGCAGTGTAAAGGAAGGCGTTGTCTACAGCAAAACCGGAAAGATTTTACAGGAACAGAAAATGAATAAAAAAGATGGCTATAAAACCACTTATGATGAGTCGGGTAAAAAAATAGGTCATCTGATCTACCAATATGATAAGGAAAATGATATTTATAATCCAATGGACGGGAATGATTATCATCTGGCTTATGAATATTCACAGATTTCCTCTATTGATACTTATGAAAAAGGCTCAAAGGTAACCAGTAAATATTTTGATGAAGACGGAAAGTTATCCTCCGAGCAATTTTTAAAAGATGATCTTATCCAGGAAATTAAATATTATTCCCCGGAGGGAAAGCTGAAATCTACATTAACATATAAAGATGGCATCCCTTATAATGGTACTACTTATGAAGGCTTTAATGAAACAGTTTATAAGGAAGGTATTATCGTAAATATCAAAAGCTTTTTTGAAGGTAATAATACGAAGCTGAGTTTTGAAAAAAAGCTGAACGCTAAACAAACAGGATATGATGCAACTGTTTATGACCCCAAAGGCACTATCTTATATACATTTACACAACCTATCAGTGAAGACGGGGAAGATTATTCCTTCACAGCACAAATCACACAGTATGTAAAAGGAAAGCCTGCCAATAAGTCTTCTGTAAAAGCAGGTATTATTCAAAGCGGAAAAATCAGAATAAAAACATGGGATGGAGCTAAAGAACTTGAACGCAGCGGAAAATGGATCTTGTTAAAACTTTATAATATGGATGGAAAGCTCATTCAGGAAACTAAAACGCTGGCCGACGCTCAGGAGGAAAATGCTTCTGCTGAAAACCAGACGCTGATCAGCGAGGATGATCTGTACCATCTATTTGACTAA
- a CDS encoding CoA transferase subunit A produces the protein MIDKRVKNAKEAIEGIQDGMTLMLGGFGLCGIPENSINALVESDVKDLTCISNNAGVDDFGLGLLLHKRQIKKMISSYVGENAEFERQMLSGELDVELTPQGTLAEKCRAAQAGIPAFYTPAGYGTEVAEGKEVKEFKGKPHILEHAYDADFSIVKAWKGDHAGNLIFKGSARNFNHPMAGAAKITIAEVEELVEPGQLDPNEIHIPGIMIQRIFQGEKFEKRIEQRTVRTKE, from the coding sequence ATGATAGATAAAAGAGTAAAAAATGCAAAGGAGGCCATCGAAGGAATTCAGGATGGAATGACACTGATGCTTGGCGGATTCGGACTTTGCGGTATCCCTGAAAACTCAATCAATGCTTTGGTAGAAAGTGATGTGAAAGATCTTACCTGTATTTCAAACAATGCAGGAGTAGATGATTTCGGATTAGGATTACTGCTTCACAAAAGACAGATTAAGAAGATGATTTCCTCTTATGTAGGAGAAAATGCTGAATTCGAAAGACAGATGCTTTCAGGTGAGCTGGACGTAGAACTTACTCCACAAGGGACTTTAGCTGAAAAATGCAGAGCTGCCCAGGCGGGAATTCCAGCTTTTTACACACCTGCAGGTTACGGAACTGAAGTAGCAGAAGGAAAAGAAGTAAAAGAATTCAAAGGAAAACCTCATATTCTGGAACATGCTTACGATGCAGACTTTTCTATCGTGAAAGCATGGAAAGGTGATCATGCCGGAAACCTTATCTTCAAAGGATCTGCAAGAAACTTCAACCATCCTATGGCGGGTGCTGCGAAGATCACCATTGCGGAAGTAGAAGAATTGGTAGAACCGGGACAATTGGATCCAAACGAAATTCATATTCCGGGAATCATGATTCAAAGAATTTTCCAGGGAGAAAAATTTGAAAAAAGAATTGAGCAGAGAACAGTAAGAACTAAAGAATAA
- a CDS encoding ABC transporter ATP-binding protein yields MKILFKYLKPYQWLILISLFLATINQVFSLFAPAITGNILDQLVTHPNFFDKEKLLPRNLNEYLYGSSVYHGAFYFLGLLIGTAMVSRIAKAFQDYVVSVITQKFGAKIFTDGLKHSMALPFQEFEDQRSGETLSILTKVREDTVKFITNFINIFFGILVSIIFVSVYAIRLHWSIMPVYICGIFFIAIVTNLLSKRIKVIQKNIVTETTALAGSTTESLRNIEIVKSLGLTNQEVIRLNNNTYKILGLELRKVKSIRSLSFIQGTMVNFLQQMITLTLLYLIFKNIVTPGQYLSLMFYGFFIFGPMQEIGNIIISYREAEASLQNFDRLMKKEVEEKPLHPKQIGAIEELEFKHVSFKHQSAQYKALNNISFDLKNGETIAFVGPSGSGKSTLVKLLVGLYRPQEGNIFYNGINGKEFDFDELRNQIGFVTQDTQLFAGTIKENLLFVNPSATEEELAVALQKSSCTALLERAEKGIETVIGEGGLKLSGGEKQRIAIARALLRKPHLLIFDEATSALDSITEEEITTTIKDISKEREQITVLIAHRLSTIMHADKIYVLERGQVVETGSHSNLIAEKGLYYAMWRQQIGERKTQVPQA; encoded by the coding sequence ATGAAAATACTTTTTAAATATCTTAAACCTTATCAGTGGCTGATTCTCATTTCATTGTTTTTGGCTACTATCAATCAGGTTTTCTCTTTATTTGCTCCTGCTATTACAGGAAATATCCTTGACCAGCTGGTTACTCATCCTAATTTTTTTGATAAAGAAAAATTATTACCCAGAAATCTTAATGAATATTTATATGGAAGCTCTGTATATCATGGTGCTTTTTATTTTCTGGGACTTCTTATCGGAACGGCAATGGTGAGTAGAATTGCCAAGGCTTTCCAGGATTATGTGGTAAGTGTCATCACCCAGAAGTTTGGTGCAAAAATATTTACAGATGGTTTAAAGCATTCCATGGCGTTGCCTTTTCAGGAGTTTGAAGATCAGAGAAGTGGTGAAACCCTATCAATTTTAACGAAAGTAAGAGAAGACACTGTAAAATTTATCACAAATTTCATTAATATTTTCTTCGGGATTCTGGTGAGCATTATTTTCGTTTCGGTGTATGCAATCCGATTACATTGGTCTATTATGCCGGTTTATATCTGTGGAATATTCTTTATTGCTATTGTTACCAATTTATTGAGTAAAAGAATAAAAGTAATTCAGAAAAATATTGTTACCGAGACCACAGCTTTAGCGGGAAGTACTACAGAAAGTTTAAGAAATATTGAAATTGTCAAAAGTTTAGGATTAACCAATCAGGAAGTGATCCGTTTAAATAACAATACTTATAAAATCCTCGGTCTTGAATTAAGAAAGGTGAAAAGTATACGTTCTTTAAGTTTTATCCAGGGAACGATGGTGAATTTTCTCCAGCAGATGATTACCCTGACTTTATTGTATTTGATTTTTAAAAATATTGTAACTCCAGGACAATATCTGTCACTGATGTTTTACGGTTTCTTTATTTTCGGACCAATGCAGGAGATTGGAAACATTATTATTTCTTACCGTGAAGCTGAAGCATCTCTTCAGAATTTTGACCGTTTAATGAAAAAAGAAGTAGAGGAAAAACCTCTTCATCCGAAACAAATTGGTGCTATTGAAGAACTGGAATTCAAACACGTTTCTTTCAAACATCAGTCTGCCCAGTATAAAGCTTTAAATAATATCTCTTTTGATCTTAAAAACGGTGAAACCATTGCTTTCGTTGGACCGAGTGGTTCCGGAAAAAGTACATTGGTAAAACTGCTGGTTGGATTGTACAGGCCTCAGGAAGGAAATATTTTTTACAATGGAATTAATGGAAAGGAATTTGATTTTGATGAACTGAGAAATCAGATTGGTTTTGTAACGCAGGATACCCAGTTATTTGCAGGAACTATTAAAGAAAACCTTCTTTTCGTAAATCCTTCAGCTACTGAAGAGGAACTGGCTGTTGCTTTACAGAAATCGAGCTGTACAGCATTGCTGGAAAGAGCTGAAAAAGGAATTGAAACAGTTATTGGTGAAGGCGGTCTGAAACTGAGTGGCGGTGAAAAACAAAGAATAGCGATTGCAAGAGCTCTTTTAAGAAAACCTCATCTTCTGATATTTGACGAAGCTACTTCTGCATTGGATAGTATTACTGAAGAGGAAATTACTACGACTATCAAAGACATATCAAAAGAAAGGGAACAGATTACAGTACTTATTGCACACCGCTTAAGTACGATTATGCATGCTGATAAGATCTATGTACTTGAACGCGGGCAGGTAGTAGAAACAGGTTCCCACAGCAATCTGATTGCCGAAAAGGGACTTTATTACGCCATGTGGAGACAACAAATCGGGGAAAGGAAAACACAAGTTCCTCAAGCATAA
- a CDS encoding CoA transferase subunit B, translating into MLTKEQIAKRISKELKDRYYVNLGIGIPTLVANYVPEGISVEFQSENGVLGMGPFPFAGEEDADIINAGKQTITILEGGSFFDSAFSFGMIRGQKVDLTILGAMEVSENGDIANWKIPGKMVKGMGGAMDLVASAENIIVAMMHVNKAGESKILKKCTLPLTGVNCVKKVVTELAVLDVTPAGFKLVERAPGVSVEDIIKATEADLIIEGEIPEMQF; encoded by the coding sequence ATGCTTACAAAAGAACAAATTGCCAAAAGAATTTCAAAAGAACTCAAAGATCGTTATTATGTAAACCTGGGAATTGGGATTCCTACTTTGGTTGCCAACTATGTTCCGGAAGGTATTTCCGTAGAATTCCAGAGTGAGAATGGAGTTTTGGGGATGGGGCCTTTCCCTTTTGCAGGAGAAGAAGATGCTGATATCATCAATGCCGGAAAACAGACTATTACTATTTTAGAAGGAGGTTCATTCTTCGATTCAGCATTCAGTTTCGGGATGATCCGTGGTCAGAAAGTTGACCTTACCATCCTTGGAGCAATGGAAGTTTCGGAAAACGGAGATATTGCCAACTGGAAAATTCCGGGAAAAATGGTGAAAGGAATGGGTGGTGCAATGGACCTTGTGGCTTCTGCTGAAAATATTATTGTTGCAATGATGCACGTAAACAAAGCGGGAGAAAGTAAAATCCTGAAGAAATGTACGCTTCCTTTAACTGGTGTAAACTGTGTGAAAAAAGTAGTAACTGAATTAGCTGTTCTGGATGTAACTCCGGCTGGTTTCAAACTGGTGGAAAGAGCACCGGGAGTTTCAGTAGAAGATATTATTAAAGCTACAGAAGCAGATCTGATCATTGAAGGTGAAATTCCTGAAATGCAGTTCTAA
- a CDS encoding DUF4197 domain-containing protein: MKKNFFLAVGLLFSMSTQAQIFDIIKSAVKDKTGVDLNVPVKNNGAKTTTTTTTSTQTNKSSANLGNLTSTQISSGLKEALSMGVTDGVKKLAITDGFFKNEAVKILMPEKLRKIDTTLRSIGMGSLADEGVKLLNRAAEDAVTEAAPIFTNAITSMTITDAKNILLGSNNAATSYLQGKTQSQLFSAFQPKVKASLGKVGADTLWKNLISKYNTFTGQSVTTDLNEYVTTETINGVFKMVADKESGIRNTPAMRTTSILQKVFGAQDEK; the protein is encoded by the coding sequence ATGAAAAAAAACTTTTTCCTGGCAGTCGGATTATTATTCTCAATGTCAACACAGGCACAAATTTTCGATATCATAAAATCTGCCGTTAAAGATAAAACAGGCGTAGATCTGAATGTTCCCGTAAAAAATAATGGTGCTAAAACTACCACCACAACCACAACTTCCACTCAGACTAATAAATCATCTGCTAATCTTGGAAACCTTACCTCTACCCAGATTTCTTCAGGATTAAAAGAAGCCTTAAGTATGGGAGTAACGGACGGAGTCAAAAAACTGGCGATTACGGATGGTTTTTTCAAAAATGAAGCGGTAAAAATTTTAATGCCAGAAAAATTAAGAAAGATTGATACCACTTTACGTTCCATCGGTATGGGAAGTCTTGCTGATGAAGGCGTAAAATTATTAAACAGAGCTGCTGAAGATGCCGTAACAGAAGCTGCTCCTATTTTCACCAATGCCATTACTTCCATGACCATTACAGATGCCAAGAATATTTTATTGGGCAGTAATAATGCAGCAACAAGTTATCTTCAGGGGAAAACCCAGAGCCAGCTGTTCAGTGCTTTCCAGCCTAAAGTAAAGGCATCATTAGGAAAAGTAGGTGCTGATACGCTTTGGAAAAACCTGATTTCAAAATACAATACTTTTACAGGACAATCTGTAACAACAGATCTTAACGAATATGTTACTACAGAAACCATCAATGGTGTATTCAAAATGGTTGCAGATAAAGAAAGCGGAATCAGAAATACTCCTGCAATGAGAACGACAAGCATTTTGCAGAAGGTGTTTGGGGCGCAGGATGAGAAATAA
- a CDS encoding glycoside hydrolase family 20 protein: MIRTFLVFFVLISNVIFAQNKLNLIPYPQKVEFSQGEFIIPETLLLSSNLPKEETGVFKKRLGSGFKFQEIQKDGGSHLTYSIIPVAPTDAEQKKEYYSIGISPKQIHIKSYTKQGYFLALQTLIQVFEQYKESKKIPALKIEDQPKFAWRGMHLDVCRHFFTVDEVKQYIDYLAMYKLNTFHWHLTDDQGWRIEIKKYPKLTQIGSKRKESMIGAYVDNTFDGKPYGPYFYTQEQIKEVVKYAQDRHITVVPEIEMPGHALAALSAYPELACTKGPFEPATKWGVFDDVFCPKDETFTFLENVLDEVMKLFPSKYIHIGGDECPKTRWKECAHCQELIKKNNLKDEHGLQSYFIHRIEKYVNSKGRKIIGWDEILEGGLAPNAAVMSWTGVNGGIEAAKSKHFAVMTPGAYCYFDHYQGDPQSEPNAFGGFTPLDKVYSYNPIPSELNAEQAKYIMGVQANLWTEYILDFKQVQYMIFPRLMALSEVGWGTSDPKNYKEFENRVINQFKVLDKMKVNYAKSIYNITGKVIPSNNGIAYELSTSQNSNGIRYTLDGTDPSINSKTYEKMVQIPNSLTIKSAYFEDGQLKSAVSTQQFTISKTTGKSISLEQQPSENYSFGGAFTLVDGIIGNVKQLGKTWLGFQGKDVVATIDFGQKTAFSEVYFNTLENKGSWIHLAKSAKIFVSDDNKNFKMIKEIGTAEIQNAKGKIRLNVGTQNAKYLKVSIENAGIIPAGNPGADSKAWLFVDEIGVN, translated from the coding sequence ATGATACGGACTTTTTTAGTATTTTTTGTATTGATTTCAAATGTAATTTTTGCCCAGAATAAATTGAATCTAATCCCTTATCCTCAAAAAGTTGAATTTTCACAGGGTGAATTTATAATCCCTGAAACTCTGCTATTAAGCAGCAATTTACCAAAAGAGGAAACAGGGGTTTTCAAAAAAAGGTTAGGCTCTGGGTTTAAATTCCAAGAAATTCAAAAAGATGGTGGAAGCCATTTGACCTATTCTATAATTCCTGTAGCTCCAACAGATGCAGAACAGAAAAAAGAATATTATTCAATAGGAATTTCTCCTAAGCAGATTCATATAAAATCTTATACTAAGCAAGGTTATTTTCTGGCACTGCAAACATTGATTCAGGTTTTTGAGCAGTATAAAGAGAGTAAGAAAATTCCGGCTTTAAAAATTGAAGATCAACCGAAATTTGCATGGAGAGGAATGCATCTGGATGTCTGCCGCCATTTTTTCACAGTAGATGAAGTGAAGCAATATATAGACTATCTGGCAATGTACAAGCTGAATACTTTCCACTGGCATTTAACAGATGATCAGGGATGGAGAATTGAAATTAAAAAATATCCAAAACTGACTCAGATAGGTTCAAAACGTAAAGAATCAATGATCGGGGCTTATGTTGATAATACTTTTGACGGGAAGCCTTACGGACCTTATTTTTATACTCAGGAACAAATAAAAGAAGTAGTAAAATATGCTCAGGACAGACATATTACAGTAGTTCCGGAAATCGAAATGCCTGGGCATGCTTTGGCCGCATTATCTGCATATCCTGAACTGGCCTGTACAAAAGGCCCTTTTGAGCCTGCTACTAAATGGGGCGTTTTTGATGATGTTTTCTGCCCGAAAGATGAAACATTTACTTTCCTGGAAAATGTTTTGGATGAAGTGATGAAGTTATTTCCATCCAAATACATTCATATCGGAGGTGACGAATGTCCGAAAACGCGATGGAAAGAATGTGCGCATTGTCAGGAATTGATTAAGAAAAATAACTTAAAAGATGAACATGGTTTACAAAGCTATTTTATTCATAGAATTGAAAAATATGTCAACAGCAAAGGACGAAAAATCATTGGTTGGGACGAAATTTTAGAAGGAGGGCTGGCACCCAATGCTGCTGTGATGAGCTGGACTGGTGTAAACGGTGGTATTGAAGCAGCAAAATCAAAACACTTTGCCGTAATGACTCCCGGAGCATACTGTTATTTTGACCATTATCAGGGAGATCCGCAGTCTGAGCCTAATGCTTTTGGTGGTTTTACTCCTTTAGACAAAGTATATTCTTACAATCCTATTCCTTCCGAACTGAATGCCGAACAGGCGAAATATATTATGGGAGTTCAGGCTAACTTATGGACGGAATATATTTTAGACTTTAAACAGGTTCAATATATGATCTTCCCAAGATTAATGGCACTTTCCGAAGTGGGTTGGGGAACCTCAGATCCTAAAAATTATAAAGAGTTTGAAAACAGGGTGATCAATCAGTTTAAAGTTCTGGATAAGATGAAGGTGAACTATGCAAAAAGCATTTATAATATCACCGGAAAAGTAATTCCCTCAAATAATGGGATTGCTTATGAACTGTCTACCTCACAGAACTCAAACGGAATCAGATATACTTTAGACGGAACAGATCCTTCGATCAACTCTAAAACTTATGAGAAAATGGTTCAGATTCCTAATTCTTTAACGATAAAATCAGCTTATTTTGAAGATGGCCAGCTGAAAAGTGCTGTTTCTACCCAGCAATTTACCATTTCAAAAACTACTGGGAAAAGCATAAGTCTTGAACAGCAGCCAAGTGAAAATTATTCTTTTGGAGGTGCTTTTACTTTGGTAGATGGTATTATCGGAAATGTAAAACAGCTTGGTAAAACATGGCTTGGCTTCCAGGGGAAAGATGTTGTGGCAACCATAGATTTTGGTCAGAAAACAGCTTTTTCCGAAGTTTATTTCAATACCCTAGAAAATAAAGGAAGCTGGATTCACCTTGCAAAATCTGCGAAAATTTTCGTTTCTGATGATAATAAGAATTTTAAAATGATCAAGGAAATTGGCACTGCAGAAATTCAAAATGCCAAAGGGAAAATCAGATTGAATGTAGGAACACAGAATGCAAAATATCTGAAAGTAAGCATTGAAAATGCGGGCATTATTCCGGCAGGAAATCCTGGAGCAGATTCAAAGGCATGGCTGTTTGTAGATGAAATTGGCGTAAATTAG
- a CDS encoding Crp/Fnr family transcriptional regulator yields the protein MQDNTILSSEFSSPDLVEKLYQYGTTKNYHEGDIILDENASIRSIPIVMKGMLKVIRTEEDGREILLYYIKAGESCIMSFLGGMHNEKSIVKAEIEEDAEILFLPVDKVSLFIKEHPEWLDYIFRLYHKRFEELLDIINAIAFKKVDQRLLNLLQKKSELTHSETITTTHEQLANELGTARVVVSRLLKQLEEDGKVKLGRNKITLLKTLNS from the coding sequence ATGCAGGACAATACCATACTTTCTTCCGAATTTTCATCACCAGATCTGGTAGAAAAGCTGTATCAATATGGTACAACGAAAAATTACCATGAAGGAGATATCATCTTAGATGAAAATGCTTCCATTCGTTCTATTCCTATTGTGATGAAAGGAATGCTGAAGGTCATCAGGACTGAAGAAGACGGACGTGAAATTTTACTATACTACATCAAAGCGGGAGAAAGCTGTATCATGTCTTTTCTTGGTGGAATGCATAACGAAAAAAGCATCGTAAAAGCCGAAATCGAAGAAGATGCGGAAATTCTTTTTTTACCGGTAGACAAAGTATCTTTATTCATCAAAGAGCACCCGGAATGGTTAGACTATATCTTCAGATTGTATCATAAAAGGTTTGAAGAACTATTGGATATCATCAATGCGATTGCTTTCAAAAAAGTAGATCAAAGACTGCTGAATCTGCTGCAGAAAAAATCTGAACTTACCCACTCTGAAACCATCACTACAACTCATGAACAGCTTGCAAATGAGCTGGGAACTGCAAGAGTAGTAGTCTCGAGGCTCCTCAAGCAACTGGAAGAAGACGGAAAAGTAAAGCTGGGCAGAAACAAAATTACCCTCCTGAAAACCCTTAATTCATAA
- a CDS encoding sulfite exporter TauE/SafE family protein — protein sequence MEIIGYAAAVLIGISLGLIGGGGSILTVPVLVYLFGLDAFLATEYSLFIVGISSLVGSVSYFKKGLVNFKMAMIFGIPSVLSIFLTRIYLLPLIPEEVFRIQNFTITRDIFLLLIFAGLMILASYKMIKGNASEKLSERAADKNNTLLAAGQGSVVGVLTGLVGAGGGFMIIPALVNLLKIPMKIAIGTSLVIISFNSLIGFFSSANHVKIEWKLLISIATIAVAGIIIGSQLSKKIDGKKLKPAFGWFILIMGIYIITKEIFL from the coding sequence ATGGAAATTATAGGGTATGCAGCAGCAGTTTTAATCGGGATTTCTCTCGGTTTGATCGGAGGTGGGGGAAGTATTCTCACCGTTCCGGTCCTTGTTTATCTCTTTGGTCTCGATGCCTTTCTGGCAACGGAATATTCCCTTTTTATAGTGGGAATAAGCAGTCTTGTTGGATCTGTTTCGTATTTTAAAAAAGGGTTGGTCAATTTTAAGATGGCAATGATATTCGGAATTCCTTCTGTGCTTTCCATCTTTTTAACCAGAATATACCTTCTCCCTTTAATTCCGGAAGAGGTATTCAGAATACAGAACTTTACCATTACCAGAGACATTTTTTTATTATTGATTTTCGCAGGCCTGATGATTCTGGCTTCTTATAAAATGATAAAGGGCAATGCTTCAGAAAAACTTTCAGAAAGAGCTGCAGATAAGAATAATACTTTGCTGGCTGCAGGACAGGGTTCTGTTGTGGGTGTTCTAACCGGATTGGTAGGAGCAGGAGGTGGTTTTATGATTATTCCGGCATTGGTTAACCTCTTAAAAATTCCCATGAAGATCGCGATAGGGACTTCTTTAGTCATTATCTCCTTCAATTCTTTGATAGGCTTTTTTTCTTCTGCAAATCACGTAAAAATAGAGTGGAAACTATTGATTTCTATCGCGACAATTGCTGTTGCAGGAATTATAATAGGTTCACAGCTATCAAAAAAGATAGATGGAAAAAAACTAAAACCGGCATTCGGATGGTTTATCCTGATCATGGGTATTTACATTATTACCAAAGAAATATTTCTTTAA
- a CDS encoding MBL fold metallo-hydrolase, with protein sequence MKIKQIYTGCLAQGAYYITSAGEAAIIDPLRETQPYINRLKEDGVELKYIFETHFHADFVSGHLDLSNKTGAPIVYGPTAKPEFEAIISEDHQIFEIGDITIKVLHTPGHTLESSCYLLIDENGDEKVLFSGDTLFLGDVGRPDLAQKGANMTQEELAGLLYDSLYHKILPLDDDITVYPAHGAGSACGKNMQKKTVDTLGNQKKTNYALNQKDRQSFIKEVTDGLLPPPAYFGMNVMMNKKGYSSFDEVLSKGLHALAPEQFEEIAEASGALILDVRDNHEFAKGFIPQSVNIGLDGDFAPWVGALIADVNQPILLVTGKGTEEEAVTRLSRVGFDHILGFLNGGFKAWEKSGKETDFVNRISAEQFETEVKEKEAKIIDIRRESEYNAEHIHEAYSMPLAYINEWINRLQLEEHFYMHCGSGYRSTMAASILQARGYRNFTEIEGGFKAISLTSIPKSDFVCQTKILNKLD encoded by the coding sequence ATGAAAATAAAACAGATTTATACAGGATGCCTGGCACAGGGAGCTTATTATATTACTTCAGCAGGTGAGGCGGCAATTATCGATCCTTTAAGAGAGACACAACCTTATATCAACAGACTGAAGGAAGATGGAGTAGAATTGAAATATATTTTTGAAACCCATTTTCATGCTGATTTTGTCAGCGGACACCTTGATTTAAGCAATAAAACCGGAGCTCCGATTGTGTATGGCCCAACTGCAAAACCAGAGTTTGAGGCTATCATTTCAGAAGATCATCAGATATTTGAAATAGGAGATATTACAATCAAGGTTCTTCATACACCAGGGCATACTCTTGAGAGCTCATGTTATTTGTTGATAGATGAAAATGGAGATGAAAAAGTATTATTTAGCGGAGACACTTTATTCCTGGGAGATGTAGGCCGTCCGGATCTTGCACAGAAAGGAGCGAATATGACTCAGGAAGAACTGGCAGGACTTTTATATGACAGTTTGTATCATAAAATTTTGCCTTTGGATGATGATATTACGGTATATCCTGCTCATGGAGCTGGTTCAGCCTGCGGTAAAAATATGCAGAAAAAAACGGTAGATACACTGGGAAACCAGAAAAAGACCAATTATGCTTTGAATCAAAAGGACAGACAGAGTTTTATAAAAGAAGTAACAGATGGACTTTTGCCTCCTCCTGCTTATTTTGGAATGAATGTTATGATGAATAAAAAAGGATACAGCAGTTTTGATGAAGTTCTTTCAAAAGGATTGCATGCACTGGCTCCGGAACAGTTTGAGGAAATTGCTGAAGCTTCAGGAGCTCTGATTTTAGACGTGAGAGACAATCATGAATTTGCCAAAGGTTTTATCCCGCAGTCGGTCAATATAGGACTGGACGGTGATTTTGCCCCTTGGGTAGGTGCTTTAATTGCTGATGTGAACCAACCTATTCTTCTGGTAACGGGAAAAGGAACCGAAGAAGAAGCCGTAACGAGATTAAGCAGAGTAGGGTTCGATCATATTTTAGGATTTTTGAATGGAGGTTTTAAAGCCTGGGAAAAGAGCGGAAAAGAAACTGATTTTGTCAACCGTATCTCTGCAGAACAGTTTGAAACCGAGGTAAAAGAAAAAGAAGCAAAAATCATTGATATAAGGAGAGAAAGTGAATATAATGCTGAACACATTCATGAAGCTTACAGCATGCCTTTAGCGTATATTAATGAATGGATTAATCGCTTACAGCTTGAAGAACACTTTTATATGCATTGCGGAAGCGGATATAGAAGTACAATGGCTGCAAGTATCCTTCAGGCAAGAGGGTATAGGAATTTCACAGAAATTGAAGGAGGTTTTAAAGCTATTTCATTGACAAGTATTCCTAAAAGCGACTTTGTGTGTCAAACTAAAATTTTAAATAAATTAGATTAA